The Cytobacillus sp. NJ13 sequence TTTTTGGATAACGAGATTTATGAGCCATTACAGGAGGCATACGACAAGGTACCAGTATTAGCCGAGCAATATCCATCAAAAGAACAAGTCATCTCCGCAGAAGCCGACTTTCTATATGGCGGCTGGGACAGTGCCTTCAATGAGAAAAACATTGCAACACGCGAAGAATTAAAGGAGCTGGGCATTAATAGCTACTTGCAATCTTCATCTGTGAAAGTGGCACCCACTCTGGAAGATATCTATAGTGACATCCGCAACATTTCAAAAATTTTCCGGGTGGAAGAACGCGGTGAAAAACTAATTGCCCAAATGAATCAAGAGATTGAAGCCATTACATCACAATTGCCAGAAGTAAAAGAGCCATTGGATGTCCTGGTTTACGACAGCGGCGAAACAGATGTATTCACAGCCACACAAAACTTCATGAACACACTTGTCACAATGTCAGGCGGCCACAATGTCTTCGGGGATGTAAAAGGAAACTGGGCGACTGTCTCCAAAGAAGATGCAGTCGAACGTGAACCTGATGTCATAGTAGTGATTGATTATGGCTCAACAACTGCGGAACAAAAAATAGAATTCCTTAAAAAAGACCCGGCCTTAAGCCAGACACCTGCCGTACAAAACGAACGCTTTGTCATTTTGCCTTTATCAGCAGCATCTGAAGGGGTTCGTGTAGGGGAAGCGCTGGAGGTTTTGACAAAAGGTTTTTATCCGGAAGCTTTTAAAAATTAGGTTGTCTGTGAGGGTTTAGATTTCAAAATAGATTTATCTGCTGAGTTGATTGGAGCGGAGGGCACTTGATCCTCGAAAATGCATTCGCATTTTCTTCGTGCGGTGTTGATTCAGGGTAGATTATTCAATGTCCAGTGGGAGCAGCGGGACAGGTGAGACCCCGCAGGCGAAGCCGAGGAGGCTCACCGCACGCCCCACGGAAAGCAAGTGCCCGCAGCGGAAAGCAACGGGCTTAATACTAAGCCTAAACAAAATTACAAGATAGAGAAACAAAATAAATAGAGGGAGGTCACATAATGACAACCTGGAACCTAACCCAAATGCAGCGTCACCTGCTCATCTGCAATGGCGCAACCTGTATGGGTGCAGGCGCAGAAGAAGTCACACAGCAAATACGCGATGAAATCCGGAAAAACCGACTGGACGAGCATATTCATACATCCCGTACCCGCT is a genomic window containing:
- a CDS encoding ABC transporter substrate-binding protein, producing the protein MKNSRIWAFLVLAAALLLAACSAEEANTAKVKSEQAEQTEKVVIENEGFVNEYEEAPKRAISLNQHVTEIMLALGLEDSMAGTAFLDNEIYEPLQEAYDKVPVLAEQYPSKEQVISAEADFLYGGWDSAFNEKNIATREELKELGINSYLQSSSVKVAPTLEDIYSDIRNISKIFRVEERGEKLIAQMNQEIEAITSQLPEVKEPLDVLVYDSGETDVFTATQNFMNTLVTMSGGHNVFGDVKGNWATVSKEDAVEREPDVIVVIDYGSTTAEQKIEFLKKDPALSQTPAVQNERFVILPLSAASEGVRVGEALEVLTKGFYPEAFKN